In Candidatus Angelobacter sp., one genomic interval encodes:
- a CDS encoding ferritin family protein, giving the protein MRSFETLTEQEILALAVALEEEDARVYDDFADGLKENHPGQAEKFKELRREEDGHRHRLLELYKQRFGDHVPLIRRQDVRGFVQRRPVWLVRPLGLKAVQKAAETMELETKRFYEAAARRATDAGIRQLLGDLAEEERNHAHAAEQIAETKLSDEESARQKRLFVLQVIQPGLAGLMDGSVSTLAPLFAAAFATHSSWATFLVGLAASVGAGISMGFAEALSDDGSLTGRGHPWARGFVCGLMTTIGGIGHTLPYLIPNVNTATGIAGAVVLVELGVISWVRHRFMDTPWSSAVLQVVLGGVLVFLVGILIGSS; this is encoded by the coding sequence ATGAGATCCTTTGAAACGCTCACGGAGCAGGAGATTCTCGCCCTGGCTGTCGCGCTGGAAGAAGAAGACGCCCGCGTTTACGACGACTTCGCGGATGGCCTGAAAGAGAACCACCCTGGACAGGCTGAAAAGTTCAAGGAACTCCGGCGAGAGGAAGACGGACATCGTCATCGTTTGCTGGAGTTGTACAAGCAACGCTTCGGCGATCATGTGCCGCTGATCCGGCGGCAGGATGTGCGCGGCTTCGTGCAGCGTCGTCCCGTCTGGCTGGTGCGCCCGCTCGGGCTCAAGGCCGTGCAAAAGGCGGCTGAAACCATGGAACTGGAGACGAAGCGATTTTACGAAGCCGCCGCGCGCCGGGCGACAGATGCCGGCATCCGCCAGTTGCTGGGCGACCTGGCGGAAGAGGAACGAAACCACGCGCACGCCGCGGAACAGATTGCCGAAACCAAATTGAGCGACGAGGAATCGGCAAGGCAGAAACGGCTCTTCGTGCTTCAGGTCATCCAACCCGGACTCGCCGGTCTGATGGACGGCTCGGTTTCGACCCTCGCCCCATTGTTTGCCGCGGCGTTCGCCACCCACAGCAGTTGGGCGACGTTTCTGGTCGGTCTTGCGGCGAGCGTCGGCGCCGGCATCAGCATGGGATTCGCGGAGGCGCTATCAGACGACGGCAGTCTGACCGGCCGCGGGCATCCGTGGGCGCGCGGATTCGTTTGCGGACTGATGACCACGATTGGCGGCATCGGACACACGCTGCCCTATCTGATTCCAAATGTGAATACGGCGACGGGCATCGCCGGAGCCGTGGTTCTGGTCGAACTGGGCGTGATTTCGTGGGTTCGCCACAGGTTCATGGATACGCCCTGGTCGTCCGCCGTCCTGCAGGTTGTTCTCGGCGGTGTCCTGGTGTTCTTGGTGGGAATCCTGATCGGCAGTTCCTGA